The sequence TCGCCTTGGCGGCCGCGGCGGCCTTCGCCGCTTTCTCGGCCTCGGCCTTCTTCTGCGCGGCGAGTTGTTCCTGTTTTTTCTGCTGTTCGAGCTTCTGTTGCTCGAGCTTTTGCTGTTCGAGTTTGCGCTGCTGCTCGGCGAGCTGCTGTTGCCTGAGCTTCTCGGTCTGCTTCTCGCGCTCGGCAGCCTTTTGTGCGGCGAGCTGGGCAGCCTGCTGCGCGGCGAGTTGCTGCGCCTTCAGCTGCTGCTGGCGGCGTTGCTCCTCGAGCTGCGCTTCGCGCGCGGCCGCGGCCTGCTGCTCGCGCCGTTTCTGCTGCAATGCGATGTCCGCCTCCTCGTTCTTCACGGGCGGCGGAGGAGGGGCGACTTTCGCGGGCGGCATAGGCGCGGGCTGCGGCGTCGACGTGTCCGGCACCGACGTCCACAGCTCCGCTTCCGCGCCCGCCGGCGTGCTGTTCTGCCATTGGACGCCGTGGTACAGAAAGAGCGCGAGCAGCACGTGCATCAGCGCGGCAAGCAGGAACGCGCGGCCTGTGCCGCGCTCGCGCGGCGGCCGAGGCGGATAGGCGGCGGTGCGCGACTGGCGAGGCTTCATTGCGACTTGACGAGGAGACCGACGCGCTTCACGCCGCGCGCCTTC comes from Burkholderia savannae and encodes:
- the tolA gene encoding cell envelope integrity protein TolA, yielding MKPRQSRTAAYPPRPPRERGTGRAFLLAALMHVLLALFLYHGVQWQNSTPAGAEAELWTSVPDTSTPQPAPMPPAKVAPPPPPVKNEEADIALQQKRREQQAAAAREAQLEEQRRQQQLKAQQLAAQQAAQLAAQKAAEREKQTEKLRQQQLAEQQRKLEQQKLEQQKLEQQKKQEQLAAQKKAEAEKAAKAAAAAKANASAKAKLDKERQARLAQLQGMAGGGSGGGEGLAKSGTGTGSGGNAASPGYADKVRRRVKPNIVWAGERDGLVTVVAIRCTPSGDVLSASIRRSSGNSGWDQAVISAIQASVPLPPDTNGRTPSEITITFKAAE